Genomic DNA from Vibrio vulnificus CMCP6:
CTACAAAATGAATCACTTAGATGAGATCAATGGTCTGTTGGGTATTCATCATTTGTTTGAAACGGATCCCGTCACCCTTTATCGCCAGCACGCCAATCGTCTGAAACTACAAGGGCTGTAGCCTCAAAGGGAACGTTATGAAAAAGACCGCACTGACCATTATCACGATCGCCTTGGGGAGCCTCGGTGCGGTCTATTTTTTACCTTCGGAGCCCGCTGCGCAAAAAGACATTCGCGCTACCTCTCAGCACGATACCTCGGTTGATAACACATCGGCCAAGGCCTTTTTGGACTACTCACTCTCCACGCTAGGTGAAAAACCTTTGCAGACAATAACGCAAGATGTGGTTAGAGAAGAGAGGGCGTTAGGCGAATTGCAGTTGGATGAGCAGCTATTCGCACTTTACCTTCGCTACAAGCAAGCTCTTGCTGATTTAGATATTGAAATAACGGGGTCAGACATCATCTCATTAGAAACCTTGCATCAAGCGATACTCGATCTACAGCGAGAGTACTTTTCAGCGCAACAAATCGACCTGATTTTTGGCGAGGAAAACCAATTAAGGGCGCTTGCTCTGGAAAAAGCGCGCTTGAGTGAACAGGGCTATTCAGCAGAAGAGCAGAAACAGCTCTGGCGTGATCATTTGGCACTGCAACCGGAATACGTTCAAGAAAGTGACGCCAACCGCCGATTGATGAGTGAATTAGCGCAAGGAGAAGATGCACAAACCACTTATCTCAAGCGAGTGGAACTCGTGGGCGAGGCTGGAGCACAGCGACTGGAAGTGTTGGACCAAAATCGCGCCGAGTTTGATCGCGTTTTTCAACATTACTTAGTGCAACGCAGTGCGATTCTTGATGACCTCGGCTTGAGCGATGAGCAAAAGCACAAACAAATCACAATGTTGAGAGAAACCAGTTTCGACGCAAAACAGTGGCGCAGAATTGAAGCACTTGAACGCATTGCAGATGGTGGATAATCGCTATCGGAGCAAATAAAAAAAGAGGCGATGAAATCGCCTCTTAGAAAGATCAGATTGCCAGCGGCATTTCATTGGAAGAATCAGGTTTACGATAGACCAAACGCAACCCTAACATCGCAAGGATGGACATTGCGAGCATGAGGCAGCCAAGAGGCAGTTGATCTTGGGCTGGGAACAAGGAGGCGATTAATGTCGCGATACCTGCTCCTAGATTTTGCATACCGCCCAAAATAGCGCCACCGGTTCCCGCGTGATAAGGGAAAGGAGCCAGTGCTCCCGTGGTCGCCGCTGGGAACAAAATGCCTGCGCCAAGGAAGTAAATTGTCGCACCACCGACCAACGTCAGTGCCGTTGTTTGACCAAACAGACCTGGAATTAGCACCACGGCTGCGCCGATCAGTATTGCGACCAAGCCAACGTTCAGAGCACGCTTTTGTGAGCGACGCTGCGCAATGTAGCTGGATAAGCCCGCACCAATCAGATAGCCCGGGATCGGCAATACAAATAGAATGCTGACGACAGTCGCAGGCAGCCCTAACACACCGCCTAATAGCACGCCCGCCGCTGCCTCAAAAACCGCCACGCCAGCAAAGGTTGCAACTAAGCAAAGTAAGTAACCTTGGAAACGTTTGTTGGATAAAACGTAGTGGTAGCTGCGAGCAACAGGCTCGTGTTTACGTTTTTCTTTTGGCAACGTTTCCATCATGCTGGTCATCATGGTAATAATGACCGCAATAGCAAATAGCGCCAAAAACAAATAGCTTGAACGCCAGCCAAAGGTTTCCGTTAGCACGCCGCCCAATACAGGAGCCATCAGCGGTGAAAAGATCACGCACATGCTGATCAAACTGTTGGCGCGATGTAATTCAGCGCCTTCAAAACAGTCACGAGTCAGGGTGCGAGACATTGCACCACCACAACCGATCCCCAAGCCTTGAACAAAGCTACCGACAAGGAACCAAGTGTACTCGTGTGCAAACAGTGACAGCATAGTGCCGGCAATGTAAATCAATAGACCGGCGATGATGATCGGCTTACGGCCAAGGCGATCCGACAGTGGACCATAGACAAATTGCGATAATCCGTAAGGGATCAAATAGCACGCCATGACGGCCTGCAGTGCAGCAGGCGATACCAAAAACTCACTGGCCATGTGACCGATTGACGGCACGTACATGGTTTGAGTCATTTGACCCACAGCGGTCAAAATAGCGATCAAAAGGGTAAGCTTGGCTAATGGAAATGACGCGGACATCTGCGCAAATTCTCCGGCTAAATTAAAAACGAAAAAGACCATGACAGATCGGTAAGGACTGCCAGATGATGAGTTTTATAGGGATTTACGGCGCGAGATATTAGTCGTTGATGGCGTTGTGATCAATCCGGAAATGTGATCTTAAGCAAGATAAAAATCTATCATTTGCATTAGAAAAACTAATGATTATTTGGTTGTGGTAAGAGCCTGATTGGTGTTTAGACTTAGCCCCGATGAAAACGCTGCAGTAATTAGATACCGAAAGAGCATTTAGGGCCGTTAAATAGCAAGGAGTGCAAATGAAAAAATGATAAGTAGTGTTTATCGGTTCTTGGTTAATGAAAAAGGCGCGAAATGTCGCGCCCTTTGCTCGTCTTCAGCTGTGACCCAAGAGGTGCTTGAAACGGATTGTCTGTGGCTGGCCTGCTAAAGTTTGAGTAGGACTTTAACATCAGCCGTTAATGCTGACTCGTCAACGTACCCAATCGCGTTTGTGTTGCTGGTCACTTCCGCAATCACACCTGCATAGTCGGCCACTTGGATGGGTGCTTCTGCTTTGCCAGTAAAGACCAATCGTGACCATGCGGATTGCAGCTGAGACTCACTGCGCCCTGTGGCTAGGTTGTGAAAAGCAATACGTCCTTCTGAGCCATCGCTAAGTTCAACAATGCGTGCTTTTGCACCGTTGGTGAGCAGATTTTTTTGCCCCAAAAAGAGCTTTTTGACTTCATTTTGGGAAAGAGAGTCGACGCCCGCTGCATTACCAATGACAACCATGCCTGCCATCGCATTGAAAGAGAGTAGGGATGCTGCAAAAAATGGAATCAGTTTGTTCATGAGAGGCTCCTTAGAAAACGAAATCTAGACGGGCAGAGTAAACCACGCTGTCTTTTTCATTAAACGCTCCAGTGTTATCAATGTTGCTCTTAAAGCCGCCACTGGTGTTTTGATAATCGGCGTACGTGATATCGAATTTCAGTGCCATGTTGGTGGCGAAATCCCAACGGCTTCCAATGGAGTAGGATAAGCGCTCATAGTTCATCAAGCGATTCAACCCGAGCGCTTGTTTATACGCAGGAAGGTTTGTTGCGGCAAGGGCAGGAGTTGGTGCTGGTCGCTCATCGTTATCGGTGGTTTGCATCCAGCTTACCGCTAAATATGGCGTAAAGGCGGCCACTCGGTAACCCAGCAAGCCCGAAGCAGAGCGGGTATCACTGAACTTGCCATCGAGCTTCACGTCCGTCGCTTCGATGTTCGCGAGCAGGCTGCCATTATCATATTGCGCGCCAAGTGAAATGAACTGGCCATCTTGCTTGTGAACGCCTAACAACGCAGCACGTTGGCAAGGGGCCGAGTTGGTATCTCCTTTGTCGCATTTAGGATTGGCTTCGGCGATAAAGTAAGAGCCGCGCAGCGAGAAGTCGCCGTAGTTCCAGTTAGCAGAAAGGCCGAGCATTTTGTCCAGTTTGACTTCGCCAATGCTCGAATCATCCTCATCGATGGTGGCAATGCCGACAACGGGCTGTAGCAGTAGGCTTGAGTGCTCAAATTCAACCGGGATAAGAAGATCTGCACCGGTGTAGCTCTTAAGTACGATGTGCTCGTAAGTCTCTTGAGACGGACGAATCATCGGGTAGGCGTAGCCTAAATCAATGTAGTCAGAATAGAAGAACAAAGGCAAACGCAGTTTACCCGCGCGAGCAGTGAAAGCTTCAAATTCGTAAGAGGCGTAGGCCATTTCAATTTTAGGCGCATAATCATAGCGGCTGTTTGCCACCAATTGGGTGACAAACTTCACCTTGTCGTTGATTTGAAAATCAAACTGAAGACCCGCCAAGGTTTCTTGTTCCCAATCGATTTTTTCCGCTGTGTATCGTGCGTAACCAATATCGTTGTTTGATTTGCCCATACCGACGGAGCCAAATCCACTGATGGACAGATCCTCAAGATTGGCAGCATTGGTGCTAAAAGTGGTAGCAACGATGAGGCTTGCTAACATGGTTTTTTTCATTCTGAACTCCACTACTGTGTTCGTTATTTTTGCTTTTTATGAAATTTAAGGTGCGGCAATCCACACCTGGTCAACACGACCAAGTGCCAAAGCAAGTGCGAAGGATTACTTCACCTTAAAGTGTCCGGTTAAACCGGATAAGTTTGCCGTAATTGCGTTGATGTTTTGTGCTACTGCGTCAAGTTCGCCGACGCTGTCAGCGGTGCCCTGTGCCATACTGCGAATGTTGTCGACGATGGCTTCAATGTCACTGGAGGCACGTTCCTGCTCTTCGGTTGAAAATGCAATCAGGCCATTTTTACTGCTGATGTCGGAAACGTCTCTGGTGATGCGTTGTAAGGATTGCTCTGCGACCAACGATTTCT
This window encodes:
- a CDS encoding lipase secretion chaperone, producing the protein MKKTALTIITIALGSLGAVYFLPSEPAAQKDIRATSQHDTSVDNTSAKAFLDYSLSTLGEKPLQTITQDVVREERALGELQLDEQLFALYLRYKQALADLDIEITGSDIISLETLHQAILDLQREYFSAQQIDLIFGEENQLRALALEKARLSEQGYSAEEQKQLWRDHLALQPEYVQESDANRRLMSELAQGEDAQTTYLKRVELVGEAGAQRLEVLDQNRAEFDRVFQHYLVQRSAILDDLGLSDEQKHKQITMLRETSFDAKQWRRIEALERIADGG
- the emrD gene encoding multidrug efflux MFS transporter EmrD, yielding MSASFPLAKLTLLIAILTAVGQMTQTMYVPSIGHMASEFLVSPAALQAVMACYLIPYGLSQFVYGPLSDRLGRKPIIIAGLLIYIAGTMLSLFAHEYTWFLVGSFVQGLGIGCGGAMSRTLTRDCFEGAELHRANSLISMCVIFSPLMAPVLGGVLTETFGWRSSYLFLALFAIAVIITMMTSMMETLPKEKRKHEPVARSYHYVLSNKRFQGYLLCLVATFAGVAVFEAAAGVLLGGVLGLPATVVSILFVLPIPGYLIGAGLSSYIAQRRSQKRALNVGLVAILIGAAVVLIPGLFGQTTALTLVGGATIYFLGAGILFPAATTGALAPFPYHAGTGGAILGGMQNLGAGIATLIASLFPAQDQLPLGCLMLAMSILAMLGLRLVYRKPDSSNEMPLAI
- a CDS encoding phosphate ABC transporter substrate-binding protein → MNKLIPFFAASLLSFNAMAGMVVIGNAAGVDSLSQNEVKKLFLGQKNLLTNGAKARIVELSDGSEGRIAFHNLATGRSESQLQSAWSRLVFTGKAEAPIQVADYAGVIAEVTSNTNAIGYVDESALTADVKVLLKL